One Methylorubrum extorquens genomic window, ATCCCGGCGGCTACGCGCAGACCTCAGACCTCGTGGCCGGCATCAAGCGGATCGGCGACTTCAAGGTCTCGGTCTCGGCCTATCCGGAGAAGCATCCGGAAGCCGCCTCGCTCGATGCCGACATCGACGCCTTGAAGGCCAAGGTCGATGCCGGGGCGGACCAGGCGATCACCCAGTTCTTCTTCGATAACGAGATCTACCTGCGCTACCGCGACAAGGTGCGCGCGGCCGGCATCGACATCCCGATCATCCCCGGCATCCTGCCGGTGCAGAACTTCAAGCAAGCGGCCAGCTTCGCCCGTCGCACCGGCGCCTCGGTGCCCTATTGGCTCGCCGCCCGGTTCGAGGGCCTCGACAACGACGTGGAGACCCGCCGCCTCGTCGCCGCCGCGGTCGCCGCCGAGCAGGTGCTCGACCTCGTCGACGAGGGCGTGGAGGACTTCCACTTCTACTCGATGAACCGCTCGGATCTGGTCTACGCCATCTGCCATCTGCTCGGCCTGCGCTCCCAGGCGCCGGCCAAGCCGGCGGCGAAGCCGGAAGCCAAGGCGGCCTGACCCCTCGCCACCCCGCTCCTGAACCTCATCCCGAGATGCGACCGCGCCGCGGTCGCCGCGCGGGCGGGTGCCAGGAGCGACCGCGTTTTCTGGAGGCCTCCGAGGCCTCCGCCCCGGCGCCTCAGGATGAGGTGGGTTGATGCGGCCGACGCTTTCGGCCATCGCCGTCCCGGAACATCCCAGGATCGTCCGACATGACCGCTTTCCCCCCCGTCGACGGCACCGAGATCGAGCGCGCGCTGCGCCAGCGCGCCTCGGAGAAGATCCTCGTCCTCGATGGGGCGATGGGCACGGTGATCCAGCGGCTGAAGTACACGGAAGAGGATTTCCGGGGTGAGCGCTTCAAGGATCACGGCCACGACCAGAAGGGCAACAACGACCTCCTGATCCTCACCCAGCCCGACGCGATCCGGCAGATCCACCTCGACTACTTCCTCGCAGGCGCCGACGTCTGCGAGACCAACACCTTCTCCGGCACCACGATCGCCCAGGCCGATTACGGCATGGAATCGATCATCCACGAGCTGAACGCCGAGGGCGCCCGGCTCGCCCGCGAGGCCGCCAAACTCGCGGAAGAGCAGGATGGCCGCCGCCGCTTCGTGGCCGGCGCCATCGGCCCGACCAACCGCACGCTGTCGATCTCGCCGGACGTCAACAATCCCGGCTATCGCGCCGTGACGTTCGACCAAGTCAAGCAGGCCTATATCGAGCAGGTGCGCGGCCTCATCGACGGCGGCGCCGAACTCATCCTGATCGAGACGATCTTCGACACGCTGAACGCCAAGGCGGCGATCGCCGCCGCTTGGGCTGTGTTCGACGAGACCGGCATCCGCCTGCCGATCCAGATCTCCGGCACCATCACCGACCTGTCCGGCCGCACCCTCTCGGGCCAGACGCCGGCCGCGTTCTGGAACTCGCTGCGCCATTCGAGCCCGCTCACCTTCGGCCTCAACTGCGCGCTCGGCGCCAAGGAGATGCGTGGCCACATCGCCGAGCTGTCGCGCATCTGCGACACGCTGGTCTGCGCTTATCCGAATGCCGGCCTGCCCAACGAGTTCGGCCTCTACGACGAGAGCCCGGAGGCCATGGGCAAGCTCGTCGGCGAGTTCGCCGCGTCTGGCCTCGTCAACATGGTCGGCGGCTGCTGCGGCACCACGCCGGACCACATCCGTGCCATCGCGGAAGCCGTCGCCGACAAGACTCCGCGCGCGATTCCCGAGATCCCGCGCCTGATGCGTTTGTCGGGCCTCGAGCCCTTCGTGCTGACGAAGGAGATCCCCTTCGTGAACGTCGGCGAGCGCACCAACGTCACCGGCTCGGCCAAATTCCGCAAGCTCATCACCAACAACGACTACGCCGCCGCGCTCGACGTCGCCCGCGATCAGGTCGCGGCCGGTGCCCAGGTCATCGACGTCAACATGGATGAGGGCCTGCTCGACAGCGAGAAGGCGATGGTCGAGTTCCTCAACCTCGTCGCCGCCGAGCCTGACATCGCCCGCGTGCCGGTGATGGTCGATTCCTCGAAATTCGAGGTGATCGAGGCTGGCCTGAAGTGCATCCAGGGCAAGCCGATCGTGAACTCGATCTCCATGAAGGAGGGCGAAGCGAAGTTCATCGAAGCTGCCAAGATCTGCCGCTCCTACGGCGCGGCGGTCGTCGTCATGGCCTTCGACGAGCAGGGCCAGGCCGATTCCTACGAGCGCAAGGTCGAGATCTGCACCAAGGCCTACACGATCCTCACCGAGCAGATCGGCTTCCCAGCCGAAGACATCATCTTCGACCCGAACATCTTCGCGGTGGCGACGGGTATCGAGGAGCATAACCCCTACGGCGTCGCCTTCATCGAGGCGACCCGCACCATCCGCGAGACGCTGCCCCACGCCCACATCTCCGGCGGCGTCTCGAACCTGTCCTTCGCCTTCCGCGGCAACGAGCCGGTGCGCGAGGCGATGCACGCGGTGTTCCTGTTCCACTGCATCAAGGCGGGCATGGACATGGGCATCGTCAATGCCGGCCAATTGGCCGTCTACGACGAGATTCCGGCCGAACTCCGTGAGCTGTGCGAGGACGTGGTCCTCAACCGGCGCGACGACTCGACCGAGCGCCTGCTGGAGGCCGCCGAGCGCTTCAAGACCGGCGCCTCGGCCCAGGCCAAGACCGCCGACCTGTCCTGGCGCGAGGCCCCGGTCGCCAAGCGCATCGAGCACGCGCTGGTCAACGGCATCACCGAATACATCGTCGCCGACACCGAGGAGGCGCGCAAAGAGGTCGCGCGGCCGCTCCACGTCATCGAAGGCCCGCTGATGGCCGGCATGAACGTGGTCGGCGACCTGTTCGGGTCGGGTAAGATGTTCCTGCCGCAGGTGGTGAAGTCCGCCCGCGTGATGAAGCAGGCGGTGGCCTATCTCGAACCCTTCATGGAGGAGGAGAAGCGGGCCAATGGCGGCGACGGCAAGCGCCAGGCCGCCGGCAAGGTGCTGATGGCGACCGTGAAGGGCGACGTCCACGACATCGGCAAGAACATCGTCGGCGTCGTGCTCGCCTGTAACAACTACGAGATCATCGACCTCGGCGTGATGGTGCCGGCGGCCAAGATCCTCGAGACCGCCCGGCGCGAGAACGTCGACATCGTCGGCCTGTCGGGCCTCATCACCCCCTCGCTCGACGAGATGGTGCATGTGGCCGCCGAGATGGAGCGCGAGGGCATGGAGATGCCGCTCCT contains:
- the metF gene encoding methylenetetrahydrofolate reductase [NAD(P)H]; this translates as MPNASQHRASRDGFRPIRVSIEFFPPKTEEMEKILWSSIERLAPLQPKFVSVTYGAGGSTRERTHNTVARMVRETSLKPAAHLTCVAATKEEIDAVVQSYWDAGVRHIVALRGDPAEGVGHSYRPHPGGYAQTSDLVAGIKRIGDFKVSVSAYPEKHPEAASLDADIDALKAKVDAGADQAITQFFFDNEIYLRYRDKVRAAGIDIPIIPGILPVQNFKQAASFARRTGASVPYWLAARFEGLDNDVETRRLVAAAVAAEQVLDLVDEGVEDFHFYSMNRSDLVYAICHLLGLRSQAPAKPAAKPEAKAA
- the metH gene encoding methionine synthase, with amino-acid sequence MTAFPPVDGTEIERALRQRASEKILVLDGAMGTVIQRLKYTEEDFRGERFKDHGHDQKGNNDLLILTQPDAIRQIHLDYFLAGADVCETNTFSGTTIAQADYGMESIIHELNAEGARLAREAAKLAEEQDGRRRFVAGAIGPTNRTLSISPDVNNPGYRAVTFDQVKQAYIEQVRGLIDGGAELILIETIFDTLNAKAAIAAAWAVFDETGIRLPIQISGTITDLSGRTLSGQTPAAFWNSLRHSSPLTFGLNCALGAKEMRGHIAELSRICDTLVCAYPNAGLPNEFGLYDESPEAMGKLVGEFAASGLVNMVGGCCGTTPDHIRAIAEAVADKTPRAIPEIPRLMRLSGLEPFVLTKEIPFVNVGERTNVTGSAKFRKLITNNDYAAALDVARDQVAAGAQVIDVNMDEGLLDSEKAMVEFLNLVAAEPDIARVPVMVDSSKFEVIEAGLKCIQGKPIVNSISMKEGEAKFIEAAKICRSYGAAVVVMAFDEQGQADSYERKVEICTKAYTILTEQIGFPAEDIIFDPNIFAVATGIEEHNPYGVAFIEATRTIRETLPHAHISGGVSNLSFAFRGNEPVREAMHAVFLFHCIKAGMDMGIVNAGQLAVYDEIPAELRELCEDVVLNRRDDSTERLLEAAERFKTGASAQAKTADLSWREAPVAKRIEHALVNGITEYIVADTEEARKEVARPLHVIEGPLMAGMNVVGDLFGSGKMFLPQVVKSARVMKQAVAYLEPFMEEEKRANGGDGKRQAAGKVLMATVKGDVHDIGKNIVGVVLACNNYEIIDLGVMVPAAKILETARRENVDIVGLSGLITPSLDEMVHVAAEMEREGMEMPLLIGGATTSRVHTAVKIHPAYAKGQAVYVTDASRAVGVVSSLISKETRGATVEKVRAEYAKVADAHRRSEADKQRLPLAKARANAFKVDWSAYKPAKPSFTGTRVYGSYEVADLVPYIDWTPFLQTYEFKGRYPAILDDPEQGLAARALFEDAQVMLKQIVEERWFNPKAVIGFWPANSVGDDIRLYTGESRGETLATFHGLRQQLSKRDGRANTCISDFVAPAETGIADYVGAFVVTAGLEEVRIAERFERANDDYRSILVKALADRIAEAFAERMHERVRREFWGYAPDESYTPDELVHEKYDGIRPAPGYPAQPDHTEKVQLFDLLKAESRIGVKLTESYAMWPGSSVSGLYLAHPDAHYFGVAKVERDQVEDYAGRKGMDIAEVERWLGPILNYDPARYLKAAAE